One Micromonospora sp. WMMD812 genomic window carries:
- a CDS encoding sugar nucleotide-binding protein, with amino-acid sequence MTVLVVGASGFLGAEVCRQAVAVGRRVVGTYHGGAVAVPGVVTRRLDVTDRAAVRALVAEVRPDAVVGTPYRYGDWAVTADGAAHVAYAAAEAGARLVHISSDALHGGRPEPYRDDEPPTPVFPYGAAKAAAETAVRAIDPGAALVRTSLILGERSKQIQLCRDALAGRATLFTDELRCPVDVTDLAAAVLELVDHPYAGPLNVAGTDAVSRADLGLLVARAEGLDPAGLKTSTGAAAGVLRPTDVRLDSTRAAGLLRTRLRGVRELLAA; translated from the coding sequence GTGACGGTTCTGGTGGTGGGGGCGAGCGGGTTTCTCGGCGCCGAGGTGTGCCGGCAGGCGGTCGCCGTGGGGCGGCGGGTGGTCGGCACGTACCACGGCGGCGCCGTGGCGGTGCCGGGCGTCGTCACGCGCCGGCTGGACGTCACGGACCGGGCCGCGGTCCGCGCGCTGGTCGCCGAGGTTCGCCCCGACGCCGTCGTCGGCACCCCCTACCGGTACGGCGACTGGGCGGTGACCGCCGACGGGGCGGCGCACGTCGCGTACGCCGCCGCCGAGGCGGGGGCGCGGTTGGTGCACATCTCCAGCGACGCGCTGCACGGCGGCCGCCCTGAGCCGTACCGCGACGACGAGCCGCCCACGCCCGTCTTCCCGTACGGGGCGGCGAAGGCCGCGGCCGAGACGGCGGTGCGGGCGATCGACCCGGGTGCCGCGCTGGTGCGGACCTCGCTGATCCTGGGGGAGCGGAGCAAGCAGATCCAGCTCTGCCGGGACGCGCTCGCCGGTCGGGCCACGCTGTTCACCGACGAGCTCCGCTGCCCGGTCGACGTGACCGACCTGGCCGCCGCCGTGCTCGAACTGGTCGACCATCCCTACGCCGGCCCGCTGAACGTGGCCGGGACGGACGCGGTCAGCCGCGCCGACCTCGGCCTGCTGGTGGCCCGGGCCGAGGGCCTCGACCCGGCGGGCCTGAAGACCAGCACCGGCGCGGCGGCCGGCGTGCTCCGCCCCACCGACGTACGTCTCGACTCCACGCGCGCGGCCGGCCTGCTGCGGACGCGGCTGCGCGGCGTCCGCGAACTCCTCGCCGCCTGA
- the aspS gene encoding aspartate--tRNA ligase, protein MIRTHNAGSLRAADAGSTVTLAGWVARRRDHGGVIFVDLRDGSGVVQVVFREEDAHALRNEFCVKVTGEVTRRPEGNENPDLPTGEVEVTATALDVLSEAAPLPLPVDDQVEAGDDIRLKYRYLDLRRSGPAKAMRLRSRASQLARTVLHDRDFLEIETPTLTRSTPEGARDFLVPVRLQPGSWYALPQSPQLFKQLLMVGGMERYYQIARCYRDEDFRADRQPEFTQLDIEMSFVTEDDVIDLGEAIVSALWSDLAGYEIPRPIPRITWHDAMARYGSDKPDLRYGVELTELTDYLRGTEFRVFAGAIDAGGYVGAVVMPGGAGQTRKELDGWQDWAKARGARGLAYVVLDAETGEARGPVAKNLSEAHLAGLADAVGAKPGDAIFFAAGANTREAQELLGAARIEIAKRSGLVDESAWAFCWVVDAPMFERTDEGGWTAVHHPFTSPNAEWVDRFEEAPDRALAYAYDIVCNGNEIGGGSIRIHRGDVQQRVFDLLGITPEEAQDKFGFLLEAFKYGAPPHGGIAFGWDRVCMLLAGADSIREVIAFPKTRGGFDPLTGAPTPITAQQRAEAGIDAKPKPQVAPHAGTAGPAAPVADPT, encoded by the coding sequence GTGATCCGTACCCACAATGCCGGAAGCCTGCGCGCCGCGGACGCGGGCTCGACGGTGACGCTGGCCGGCTGGGTGGCCCGCCGGCGCGACCACGGCGGCGTCATCTTCGTCGACCTGCGCGACGGCTCCGGTGTGGTCCAGGTGGTCTTCCGCGAGGAGGACGCGCACGCGCTGCGCAACGAGTTCTGCGTGAAGGTCACCGGCGAGGTGACCCGCCGCCCCGAGGGCAACGAGAACCCGGACCTGCCCACCGGCGAGGTCGAGGTGACCGCGACCGCGCTGGACGTGCTCTCCGAGGCGGCGCCGCTGCCGCTGCCGGTGGACGACCAGGTCGAGGCCGGCGACGACATCCGGCTCAAGTACCGCTACCTGGACCTGCGCCGCAGCGGCCCGGCGAAGGCGATGCGGCTGCGCTCGCGGGCCAGCCAGCTCGCCCGCACCGTGCTGCACGACCGGGACTTCCTGGAGATCGAGACGCCGACCCTGACGCGCTCCACTCCGGAGGGTGCCCGCGACTTCCTGGTCCCGGTCCGCCTCCAGCCGGGCAGCTGGTACGCGCTGCCGCAGTCGCCGCAGCTGTTCAAGCAGCTGCTCATGGTCGGCGGCATGGAGCGCTACTACCAGATCGCCCGCTGCTACCGGGACGAGGACTTCCGCGCCGACCGGCAGCCGGAGTTCACGCAGCTCGACATCGAGATGTCCTTCGTCACCGAGGACGACGTCATCGACCTGGGCGAGGCGATCGTCTCGGCGCTCTGGTCCGACCTGGCCGGCTACGAGATCCCCCGGCCGATTCCGCGGATCACCTGGCACGACGCCATGGCCCGGTACGGCTCCGACAAGCCGGACCTGCGCTACGGCGTCGAGCTGACCGAGCTGACCGACTACCTGCGCGGCACCGAGTTCCGGGTGTTCGCCGGCGCGATCGACGCGGGCGGTTACGTCGGCGCGGTGGTCATGCCGGGCGGCGCCGGCCAGACCCGCAAGGAGCTGGACGGCTGGCAGGACTGGGCCAAGGCGCGCGGCGCGCGTGGCCTGGCGTACGTGGTGCTGGACGCGGAGACCGGCGAGGCCCGTGGCCCGGTGGCCAAGAACCTCTCCGAGGCGCACCTCGCCGGGCTGGCCGACGCGGTCGGCGCGAAGCCGGGCGACGCGATCTTCTTCGCCGCCGGCGCGAACACCCGCGAGGCGCAGGAGCTGCTCGGCGCGGCCCGGATCGAGATCGCCAAGCGGTCGGGGCTCGTCGACGAGAGCGCCTGGGCGTTCTGCTGGGTGGTCGACGCCCCGATGTTCGAGCGCACGGACGAGGGCGGCTGGACGGCCGTGCACCACCCGTTCACCTCGCCGAACGCCGAGTGGGTGGACCGGTTCGAGGAAGCGCCCGACCGCGCCCTCGCGTACGCGTACGACATCGTCTGCAACGGCAACGAGATCGGTGGCGGCTCGATCCGTATCCACCGCGGCGACGTGCAGCAGCGGGTCTTCGACCTGCTCGGCATCACCCCGGAGGAGGCCCAGGACAAGTTCGGCTTCCTGCTCGAGGCGTTCAAGTACGGCGCCCCGCCGCACGGCGGCATCGCGTTCGGCTGGGACCGGGTCTGCATGCTGCTCGCCGGCGCCGACTCGATCCGCGAGGTCATCGCCTTCCCGAAGACCCGGGGCGGCTTCGACCCGCTCACCGGCGCGCCGACGCCGATCACCGCGCAGCAGCGCGCCGAGGCCGGCATCGACGCCAAGCCGAAGCCGCAGGTGGCGCCGCACGCCGGCACCGCCGGCCCGGCCGCGCCGGTCGCCGACCCGACCTGA
- a CDS encoding DUF998 domain-containing protein — protein sequence MRAVPTWAVATAAAAPVLLVTGWTVSGARQPAGYDPIRDTISELAGQDATDAWIMTSCLVLLGACYVAIAAVLHAAGLPSRFLLAVGGMATVALIAFPRPTVGGSLGHGIVATVAVLAMALWPAASALSLPRGRGAGHGIRPEPPWAFRRAVGLGVTVLMLGLFGWFAIEVTGGSRAGLAERVTAVAVALWPLLAVLSARRAQLAWAAGGTPVALDHPAAGVVAPDPGRPTHGPAPRRPGRLP from the coding sequence ATGCGCGCCGTACCGACCTGGGCCGTCGCCACCGCGGCGGCGGCACCCGTGCTGCTGGTGACCGGCTGGACGGTCTCGGGAGCCCGACAGCCCGCCGGCTACGACCCGATCCGGGACACCATCAGCGAGCTGGCCGGTCAGGACGCCACCGACGCGTGGATCATGACGAGCTGTCTGGTGCTGCTCGGCGCCTGCTACGTGGCGATCGCCGCCGTGCTGCACGCGGCCGGACTACCCAGCCGCTTCCTGCTCGCCGTCGGCGGGATGGCGACCGTGGCGCTGATCGCCTTCCCCCGGCCGACCGTCGGCGGCTCCCTCGGCCACGGCATCGTGGCCACCGTGGCCGTCCTCGCCATGGCGCTCTGGCCGGCCGCGTCGGCGCTGTCGCTGCCCCGCGGCCGAGGCGCCGGGCACGGGATCCGGCCGGAGCCTCCGTGGGCGTTCCGCCGGGCGGTCGGGCTGGGCGTCACCGTGCTGATGCTGGGGCTGTTCGGCTGGTTCGCGATCGAGGTGACCGGTGGGTCCCGGGCCGGGCTGGCCGAGCGGGTGACCGCGGTGGCCGTCGCGCTCTGGCCGCTGCTGGCGGTCCTCTCCGCCCGCCGGGCACAGCTCGCGTGGGCCGCCGGCGGCACGCCCGTCGCCCTGGACCACCCGGCGGCCGGTGTCGTGGCGCCCGATCCTGGCCGGCCGACTCACGGGCCCGCGCCGCGACGACCCGGCCGTCTTCCGTGA
- a CDS encoding S1 family peptidase: MRPTRSSIRHAATLAVAGTLVVGALAGAPAQAAPAASPDTAAALAAQLGDRSAGSYIDANGTSVVTVTDAAAARQASNAGATVRYVTRGAAELNRATAELERSAKIPGTAWWSDPVTNQVVVSVDSTVTGAKLERVKAAAARANGAVRIEAEAGVLSTRISGGQAIYAGGGGRCSLGFNVRSGSTYYFLTAGHCTNISASWYSNSAQTNLLGTRAGTSFPGNDYGIVRHNNSANAAGNVYLYNGSYRDITGAGNASVGQSVQRSGSTTGLRSGSVTATNATVNYAEGSVSGLIRTNVCAEPGDSGGSLFSGSTALGLTSGGSGNCRTGGTTFFQPVTEALSRYGVSVF; encoded by the coding sequence ATGCGACCCACGAGGTCATCGATCCGCCACGCCGCCACCCTCGCCGTGGCCGGAACGCTGGTCGTCGGCGCGCTCGCCGGCGCGCCCGCTCAGGCGGCACCCGCCGCCTCGCCCGACACCGCCGCCGCCCTCGCCGCCCAGCTCGGCGACCGATCCGCCGGCTCGTACATCGACGCCAACGGCACGTCGGTCGTCACCGTGACCGACGCGGCGGCCGCCCGCCAGGCGAGCAACGCCGGCGCCACCGTCCGCTACGTCACCCGCGGCGCCGCCGAACTCAACCGCGCCACCGCGGAGCTGGAGCGCTCCGCGAAGATCCCGGGCACCGCGTGGTGGAGCGACCCGGTCACCAACCAGGTCGTCGTCTCCGTCGACAGCACCGTCACCGGGGCGAAGCTGGAGCGGGTCAAGGCCGCCGCCGCGCGGGCCAACGGCGCGGTCCGGATCGAGGCCGAGGCCGGCGTGCTGAGCACCCGGATCTCGGGCGGCCAGGCCATCTACGCCGGCGGTGGCGGTCGCTGCTCGCTCGGCTTCAACGTCCGCAGCGGCAGCACCTACTACTTCCTGACCGCCGGGCACTGCACCAACATCTCCGCGAGCTGGTACTCGAACTCCGCGCAGACCAACCTGCTCGGCACCCGGGCGGGCACCAGCTTCCCGGGCAACGACTACGGCATCGTCCGGCACAACAACTCGGCCAACGCGGCCGGCAACGTCTACCTCTACAACGGCAGCTACCGGGACATCACCGGGGCCGGCAACGCCTCCGTCGGCCAGTCCGTGCAGCGCTCCGGCAGCACCACCGGCCTGCGCAGCGGCTCGGTGACCGCGACCAACGCCACGGTCAACTACGCCGAGGGCTCGGTCTCCGGCCTCATCCGGACCAACGTCTGCGCCGAGCCGGGTGACAGCGGCGGCTCGCTGTTCAGCGGCAGCACCGCCCTGGGCCTCACCTCCGGCGGCAGCGGCAACTGCCGCACCGGCGGCACCACCTTCTTCCAGCCGGTCACCGAGGCCCTGAGCCGCTACGGCGTCAGCGTCTTCTGA
- a CDS encoding SGNH/GDSL hydrolase family protein, with protein sequence MSPIRRLLVPLATLTALALLPALLPAAPAAADPGPPPSAMASLGDSITRGFNACGWYVDCTSRSFSTGDNSAVNSHYLRIRAVNPAIAGRNHNDARSGAKSADMYGQAGTAVGQGVGYVTILIGANDACTSAESGMTPVGTYRANIDAALNRLKAGLPNARVQLISVPDIHRLWSVGKDSGSARTAWSLFGICPSMLANPTSTAQADVDRRNRVRQRVVDYNSQLAQACAAYGPNCDFDDNAVFSYPFTLSQLSGWDYFHPNSAGQTVLANVSYAAGFRW encoded by the coding sequence ATGTCCCCCATCCGGCGCCTGCTCGTCCCGCTCGCCACCCTCACCGCTCTCGCCCTACTGCCCGCCCTGCTCCCGGCCGCCCCCGCCGCCGCCGACCCCGGCCCGCCGCCCAGCGCGATGGCCAGTCTCGGCGACTCGATCACCCGCGGCTTCAACGCCTGCGGCTGGTACGTCGACTGCACGTCCCGGTCCTTCAGCACCGGCGACAACTCCGCCGTCAACAGCCACTACCTGCGCATCCGCGCGGTCAACCCGGCCATCGCCGGCCGCAACCACAACGACGCCCGCTCGGGCGCGAAGTCCGCCGACATGTACGGGCAGGCCGGCACGGCGGTCGGCCAGGGCGTCGGGTACGTCACGATCCTGATCGGCGCCAACGACGCCTGCACCAGCGCGGAGTCGGGCATGACGCCGGTGGGCACCTACCGGGCCAACATCGACGCCGCGCTGAACCGCCTCAAGGCGGGCCTGCCGAACGCCCGGGTGCAGCTCATCAGCGTCCCGGACATCCATCGACTCTGGTCGGTCGGCAAGGACAGCGGCAGCGCCCGCACCGCCTGGTCGCTCTTCGGCATCTGCCCGTCGATGCTGGCCAATCCGACCTCCACGGCCCAGGCGGACGTGGACCGGCGGAACCGGGTACGCCAGCGGGTCGTCGACTACAACAGCCAGCTCGCCCAGGCCTGCGCGGCGTACGGGCCGAACTGCGACTTCGACGACAACGCCGTCTTCAGCTACCCGTTCACCCTGAGCCAGCTCTCCGGCTGGGACTACTTCCACCCCAACAGCGCCGGGCAGACGGTGCTGGCCAACGTGTCGTACGCCGCCGGCTTCCGCTGGTGA
- a CDS encoding helix-turn-helix domain-containing protein produces the protein MRPAALDWSIENCTIARAMEILGERWTLVVLREVFNGIRRFDDMRIRTGVPRQVLTNRLATLVAQGVLRREPYREPGSRVRHEYRLTEKGLDLWPVLVAVLGWGDRYLADPEGPPLAVVHRDCGAPVGVALRCGHGHEVSAPRDVLPTPGPGARRRTD, from the coding sequence ATGAGACCCGCGGCACTGGACTGGTCGATCGAGAACTGCACCATCGCCCGGGCGATGGAGATCCTCGGCGAGCGGTGGACCCTCGTGGTGCTCCGCGAGGTCTTCAACGGCATCCGCCGCTTCGACGACATGCGGATCCGCACCGGGGTCCCGCGCCAGGTACTCACCAACCGCCTGGCCACCCTCGTCGCGCAGGGGGTGCTGCGCCGCGAGCCGTACCGGGAGCCGGGCAGTCGGGTGCGCCACGAGTACCGGTTGACCGAGAAGGGGCTCGACCTCTGGCCGGTGCTGGTCGCCGTGCTCGGCTGGGGGGACCGCTACCTCGCCGACCCGGAGGGCCCGCCGCTGGCCGTCGTGCACCGCGACTGCGGGGCGCCGGTCGGTGTGGCGTTGCGCTGCGGGCACGGCCACGAGGTGAGCGCCCCCCGGGACGTGCTGCCGACGCCCGGTCCGGGCGCCCGCCGGCGGACCGACTGA
- a CDS encoding PaaI family thioesterase codes for MTQTQDLTRSRTFSWSDPAENATQIGRRSGLEMLRSMIAGELPPPPVMHLLDMSRLSADEGRVTVELVPQEFHYNPLGTVHGGVISTLLDTAAGCAVHSTLPAGVGYTSLDLNVKFLRPITVDSGTLRCVGTVLQSGRRTALAEARLLDARDRLVAHATSSCLLFPVTPEP; via the coding sequence ATGACGCAGACGCAGGACCTCACGCGCAGCCGCACCTTCTCGTGGTCCGACCCGGCGGAGAACGCCACCCAGATCGGCCGTCGCAGCGGCCTCGAGATGCTCCGGTCGATGATCGCGGGCGAGCTGCCTCCGCCGCCGGTCATGCACCTGCTCGACATGTCCCGACTGTCGGCCGACGAGGGCCGGGTGACGGTCGAACTGGTGCCGCAGGAGTTCCACTACAACCCGCTCGGCACCGTCCATGGTGGCGTCATCTCCACCCTGCTGGACACCGCCGCCGGCTGCGCCGTGCACAGCACGCTGCCCGCCGGCGTCGGTTACACCTCGCTGGACCTGAACGTGAAGTTCCTCCGGCCGATCACCGTCGACTCCGGCACCCTGCGCTGCGTGGGCACCGTGCTGCAGAGCGGTCGCCGCACCGCCCTGGCCGAGGCCCGGCTCCTCGACGCGCGCGACCGTCTGGTGGCCCACGCCACCAGCAGCTGCCTGCTGTTCCCGGTCACCCCCGAACCCTGA
- a CDS encoding MarR family winged helix-turn-helix transcriptional regulator, giving the protein MTKSERRSERKRRDPDLGVLVGQLLFAFQDELFATLAAQGHPDLRPRHGIVLAYLDAEGSRATEIARQSGQHKQVVGKLVDELEALGYVERRPDPTDRRAKLVAPTARGLDQMARSDAVVAAIEARHAHAVGAETYQAFKTVLRAVTEGQRGGSRAG; this is encoded by the coding sequence GTGACTAAATCAGAGCGGCGAAGCGAACGGAAGCGACGTGATCCGGATCTCGGTGTCCTCGTCGGGCAGCTGCTGTTCGCGTTCCAGGACGAGCTGTTCGCCACTCTCGCCGCGCAGGGGCACCCCGACCTGCGGCCACGTCACGGCATCGTGCTCGCGTACCTCGATGCCGAGGGCAGCCGCGCGACGGAGATCGCCCGACAGTCCGGCCAGCACAAGCAGGTGGTCGGCAAGCTGGTCGACGAGCTGGAGGCGCTCGGATACGTGGAGCGGCGGCCCGACCCGACCGACCGGCGGGCCAAGCTCGTCGCGCCGACCGCCCGGGGTCTGGACCAGATGGCGCGATCGGACGCCGTCGTCGCGGCGATCGAGGCCCGGCACGCGCACGCCGTCGGCGCGGAGACCTACCAGGCGTTCAAGACGGTCCTCCGCGCGGTGACCGAGGGTCAGCGGGGCGGGTCTCGAGCCGGGTGA
- a CDS encoding antibiotic biosynthesis monooxygenase gives MELTRFRVRPEQADALLAARPAMLTEFRADRAGFLDAELVRLPDDEWLDIVRWRSAEDFAASRAKGANLPGIAAFFAAIDSVVSAEQGTLAGGEH, from the coding sequence GTGGAACTGACGCGATTCCGCGTTCGGCCGGAGCAGGCCGACGCGTTGCTGGCGGCGCGACCGGCGATGCTGACCGAATTCCGCGCCGACCGGGCCGGCTTCCTCGACGCCGAACTCGTCCGGTTGCCGGACGACGAGTGGTTGGACATCGTGCGCTGGCGGAGCGCCGAGGACTTCGCGGCCTCGCGCGCGAAGGGGGCGAACCTGCCGGGGATCGCCGCGTTCTTCGCCGCGATCGACAGCGTGGTCAGCGCCGAGCAGGGCACCCTGGCCGGCGGTGAGCACTGA
- a CDS encoding NADPH:quinone reductase, giving the protein MRAAFYDRQGDAHDVLQVGEVPTPDPGPGEVRVRVAFSGVHVGDLGKRRGWWGSTMAYPRVIPHGDGAGTIDAVGPGVDPARVGSRVWVYLAQSYRPFGTAAEYVIVPAAHAVDLPDGVPLEQGALLGIPGITAHRAVFADGPVTARTVLVTGALGAVGRAALAVARRGGATVIATVRHPDQRTPALAAGAHHVVVATGTAADVEQIRALAPDGVDRVAEVAFDTNIATDLEILRIGGTVATYATGDAEPRIPYWPLGFKNITVRFLSNDDFPEDANQAAATALTEALEAGDLRYPIVGRYPLDRIADAHDAAERSGSHGRVVVEL; this is encoded by the coding sequence ATGCGGGCGGCCTTCTACGACCGGCAGGGCGACGCGCACGACGTTCTGCAGGTCGGTGAGGTGCCGACGCCGGATCCGGGGCCCGGCGAGGTCCGCGTCCGGGTGGCGTTCTCCGGCGTGCACGTGGGCGACCTCGGCAAGCGGAGAGGGTGGTGGGGCTCCACGATGGCGTACCCGCGCGTGATCCCGCACGGCGACGGCGCCGGCACGATCGACGCCGTCGGACCCGGGGTCGACCCGGCGCGCGTCGGGAGCCGGGTCTGGGTCTATCTCGCCCAGTCGTACCGGCCGTTCGGCACGGCGGCGGAGTACGTGATCGTCCCGGCGGCGCACGCCGTGGACCTGCCCGACGGCGTGCCGCTGGAGCAGGGCGCCCTGCTCGGGATCCCGGGCATCACCGCCCACCGGGCGGTCTTCGCCGACGGGCCGGTGACGGCGCGGACGGTCCTGGTGACCGGGGCGCTCGGGGCCGTCGGCCGGGCCGCCCTCGCCGTCGCCCGCCGCGGCGGGGCGACGGTGATCGCCACCGTCCGGCACCCCGACCAGCGGACCCCGGCCCTGGCGGCCGGCGCCCACCACGTCGTCGTCGCGACCGGAACCGCGGCGGACGTGGAACAGATCCGCGCCCTCGCGCCCGACGGCGTGGACCGAGTCGCCGAGGTCGCGTTCGACACCAACATCGCGACCGACCTGGAGATCCTGCGCATCGGCGGCACCGTCGCCACATACGCGACCGGCGACGCCGAGCCGCGGATCCCGTACTGGCCGCTCGGTTTCAAGAACATCACTGTGCGGTTCCTCAGCAACGACGACTTCCCCGAGGACGCCAACCAGGCCGCGGCCACCGCGCTGACCGAGGCGCTCGAGGCGGGCGACCTCCGCTACCCGATCGTGGGCCGGTACCCGCTCGACCGCATCGCCGACGCCCACGACGCCGCGGAGCGGTCCGGCTCCCACGGCCGCGTCGTCGTCGAACTCTAG
- the hisS gene encoding histidine--tRNA ligase, translating to MSKPTPISGFPEWTPPQRMIEQYVLDRIRSTFELYGFAPLETRAVEPLDQLLRKGETSKEVYVIRRLQADETGPAGDDSLGLHFDLTVPFARYVLENAGKLQFPFRRYQIQKVWRGERPQEGRYREFVQADIDIVDRDTLAPHHEAEMPLVIGDALRSLPIPPVLIQVNNRKICEGFYRGIGLTDPEAALRAVDKLDKIGPAKVAELLAQTAGASEAQAKACLALAEISAPDASFADAVRALGVSDPLLEEGIDELVRVVETAAEHSPGLCVADLRIARGLDYYTGTVYETQLRGYERYGSICSGGRYDNLASSGNVRFPGVGISIGVTRLLGLLFGTGGLSVSRDVPTCVLVAVTSEEQRPASNRVADALRRRGVPTEVSPSAAKFGRQIRYAERRGIPYVWFPGTDGAADEVKDIRSGDQVQAAPEIWTPPATDLKPLVS from the coding sequence ATGAGCAAGCCCACGCCCATCTCCGGTTTCCCGGAGTGGACGCCGCCGCAGCGGATGATCGAGCAGTACGTGCTGGACCGGATCCGGAGCACCTTCGAGCTGTACGGCTTCGCCCCGCTGGAGACCCGGGCCGTCGAGCCGCTGGACCAGCTGCTGCGCAAGGGGGAGACCTCCAAGGAGGTCTACGTGATCCGGCGGCTGCAGGCCGACGAGACCGGCCCCGCCGGCGACGACTCGCTCGGCCTGCACTTCGACCTGACCGTGCCGTTCGCCCGATACGTGCTGGAGAACGCCGGCAAGCTGCAGTTCCCGTTCCGCCGCTACCAGATCCAGAAGGTGTGGCGGGGGGAGCGACCGCAGGAGGGGCGCTACCGCGAGTTCGTCCAGGCCGACATCGACATCGTCGACCGGGACACCCTCGCCCCGCACCACGAGGCGGAGATGCCGCTGGTGATCGGGGACGCGCTGCGGTCGCTGCCGATCCCACCGGTGTTGATCCAGGTCAACAACCGCAAGATCTGCGAGGGCTTCTACCGCGGCATCGGGCTGACCGACCCGGAGGCGGCGCTGCGCGCCGTGGACAAGCTCGACAAGATCGGCCCGGCGAAGGTGGCGGAGCTGCTGGCGCAGACCGCCGGGGCGAGCGAGGCGCAGGCCAAGGCGTGCCTGGCGCTGGCCGAGATCTCCGCGCCGGACGCGTCGTTCGCCGACGCCGTACGAGCCCTCGGGGTGAGCGACCCGCTGCTCGAGGAGGGGATCGACGAGCTGGTCCGGGTGGTGGAGACCGCCGCTGAGCACTCGCCGGGGCTCTGCGTGGCCGACCTGCGGATCGCCCGTGGCCTGGACTACTACACCGGCACGGTCTACGAGACCCAGCTGCGCGGCTACGAGCGGTACGGCTCGATCTGCTCCGGCGGCCGATACGACAACCTGGCCAGCTCGGGGAACGTGCGGTTCCCCGGGGTGGGCATCTCGATCGGAGTCACCCGGCTGCTCGGCCTGCTCTTCGGCACCGGCGGGTTGTCCGTCTCCCGGGACGTGCCGACGTGCGTCCTGGTGGCGGTGACCAGCGAGGAGCAGCGTCCCGCCAGCAACCGGGTGGCCGACGCGCTGCGCCGCCGTGGTGTGCCGACGGAGGTGTCGCCGAGCGCCGCGAAGTTCGGCCGGCAGATCCGCTACGCCGAGCGGCGCGGCATCCCGTACGTCTGGTTCCCCGGCACGGACGGCGCCGCCGACGAGGTGAAGGACATCCGCTCCGGCGACCAGGTCCAGGCCGCCCCGGAAATCTGGACCCCACCCGCCACGGACCTGAAGCCCCTGGTGAGCTGA
- a CDS encoding MBL fold metallo-hydrolase has product MLVAGFPADAFGTNCYVVATAPGEQCVVVDPGIGVLDRLDALLAEHRLHPAAVLLTHGHLDHTFSVAPVCGARGITAYVHPGDRELLADPAKGLSADLRALFGGRLPYSEPEDVAELTDGAALALAGLEITVDHAPGHTGGSVLFRMPGAGSPWEADEICLSGDVLFAGSIGRIDLPGGSMPAMLASLRDKILPLADDTVVLPGHGPTTTIGRERATNPYLVEVAESGDARPAAPTRGW; this is encoded by the coding sequence GTGCTCGTGGCCGGCTTTCCCGCCGACGCCTTCGGCACCAACTGCTACGTGGTCGCCACGGCGCCGGGGGAGCAGTGCGTGGTCGTCGACCCGGGGATCGGTGTGCTCGACCGGCTCGACGCCCTGCTCGCCGAGCACCGCCTGCACCCGGCCGCCGTCCTGCTCACCCACGGCCACCTCGACCACACCTTCTCGGTGGCGCCGGTCTGCGGCGCCCGGGGGATCACCGCGTACGTGCACCCCGGTGACCGGGAGCTGCTGGCGGACCCGGCCAAGGGGCTGTCCGCCGACCTCAGGGCGCTCTTCGGTGGGCGGCTGCCCTACAGCGAGCCGGAGGACGTCGCCGAGTTGACCGACGGCGCCGCTCTCGCGCTGGCCGGGTTGGAGATCACCGTCGACCACGCGCCGGGCCATACCGGCGGGTCGGTGCTGTTCCGGATGCCCGGCGCCGGCTCGCCCTGGGAGGCCGACGAGATCTGCCTCTCCGGCGACGTGCTGTTCGCGGGCTCGATCGGCCGCATCGACCTGCCGGGCGGCAGCATGCCCGCCATGCTGGCCAGCCTGCGGGACAAGATCCTCCCGCTGGCCGACGACACCGTCGTCCTGCCCGGCCACGGCCCCACGACCACGATCGGCCGCGAGCGCGCGACCAACCCGTACCTCGTCGAGGTGGCGGAGTCCGGCGACGCGCGCCCGGCCGCACCCACCCGAGGCTGGTGA